A window from Micromonospora terminaliae encodes these proteins:
- a CDS encoding NIPSNAP family protein, translated as MITCVVHYTIDPTQIEAFERFAREWMRLVAKHGGVHHGYFLPAEGASDRAEALFSFESLAAYERYRARFGADPEFVAADRIRDESGCVLRYERTFMRPLLPTDSR; from the coding sequence GTGATCACCTGCGTCGTGCACTACACCATCGACCCCACGCAGATCGAGGCGTTCGAACGCTTCGCCCGCGAGTGGATGCGGCTGGTGGCCAAGCACGGCGGCGTGCACCACGGCTACTTCCTGCCCGCCGAGGGCGCCAGCGACCGGGCCGAGGCGCTGTTCAGCTTCGAGAGCCTGGCGGCGTACGAGCGCTACCGCGCGCGGTTCGGTGCGGACCCGGAGTTCGTCGCGGCCGACCGCATCCGCGACGAGTCGGGCTGCGTCCTGCGCTACGAGCGCACCTTCATGCGCCCCCTCCTGCCGACCGACTCTCGTTGA
- the glpK gene encoding glycerol kinase GlpK, with translation MADFVGAVDQGTTSTRFMIFDHGGNEVGRHQLEHQQIMPRAGWVEHNPLEIWERTQTVIQTAMNEHGLAGSDLAALGITNQRETTVVWNRRTGRPYHNAIVWQDTRTDRIAAALEREGKGDVIRRRAGLPPATYFSAGKIQWILENVDGVREAAERGEAVFGNTDTWLLWNLTGGTEGGVHVTDPTNASRTMLMDLETLDWDDELLSFFGIPRAMLPEIRPSSDPRSYGSTVPHGPFTGPVRITGDLGDQQAATVGQVCFAPGEAKNTYGTGNFLLLNTGTDIVRSKAGLLTTVCYQFGDEAPVYALEGSIAVTGSAVQWLRDQLKIISTAAQSEILARQVEDSGGVYFVPAFSGLFAPYWRSDARGAIVGLSRFNTDAHIARATLEAICYQSRDVAEAMEQDCGVPLECLKVDGGVTVNDLCMQLQADILGVPVSRPVVAETTALGAAYAAGLAVGFWKSTDELRENWNESRRWQPTWSPEQRETGYARWRKAVGRTLDWVDVD, from the coding sequence ATGGCTGACTTCGTCGGCGCCGTGGACCAGGGCACGACCAGCACCCGCTTCATGATCTTCGATCACGGTGGCAACGAGGTCGGCCGCCACCAGCTCGAACACCAGCAGATCATGCCGCGGGCGGGCTGGGTCGAGCACAACCCGCTGGAGATCTGGGAACGGACCCAGACGGTGATCCAGACGGCGATGAACGAGCACGGCCTGGCCGGCTCCGACCTGGCCGCGCTGGGCATCACCAACCAGCGCGAGACCACGGTGGTGTGGAATCGCCGGACCGGCCGGCCCTACCACAACGCGATCGTCTGGCAGGACACCCGCACCGACCGGATCGCGGCGGCGCTGGAACGCGAGGGCAAGGGCGACGTGATCCGGCGCCGGGCGGGCCTGCCGCCGGCGACGTACTTCTCGGCGGGGAAGATCCAGTGGATCCTGGAGAACGTCGACGGGGTCCGGGAGGCCGCCGAGCGGGGCGAGGCGGTCTTCGGCAACACCGACACCTGGCTGCTCTGGAACCTGACCGGCGGCACCGAGGGCGGCGTGCACGTCACCGATCCCACCAACGCCAGCCGCACCATGCTCATGGACCTGGAGACGCTGGACTGGGACGACGAGCTGCTCTCGTTCTTCGGCATCCCCCGGGCCATGCTGCCGGAGATCCGGCCGTCCTCCGACCCGCGCTCGTACGGCAGCACGGTGCCGCACGGGCCGTTCACCGGCCCGGTCCGGATCACCGGTGACCTGGGCGACCAGCAGGCCGCCACGGTCGGGCAGGTCTGCTTCGCGCCGGGCGAGGCGAAGAACACCTACGGGACCGGCAACTTCCTGCTGCTCAACACCGGCACCGACATCGTGCGGTCGAAGGCCGGGCTGCTCACCACCGTCTGCTACCAGTTCGGCGACGAGGCGCCGGTGTACGCGCTGGAGGGCTCGATCGCGGTCACCGGATCGGCCGTGCAGTGGCTGCGCGACCAGCTCAAGATCATCAGCACGGCGGCGCAGAGCGAGATCCTCGCCCGCCAGGTCGAGGACAGCGGCGGCGTGTACTTCGTGCCGGCGTTCTCCGGCCTGTTCGCCCCGTACTGGCGCTCGGACGCCCGTGGCGCCATCGTCGGCCTGTCCCGGTTCAACACCGACGCGCACATCGCCCGGGCGACCCTGGAGGCGATCTGCTACCAGAGCCGGGACGTGGCCGAGGCCATGGAGCAGGACTGCGGGGTGCCCCTGGAGTGCCTGAAGGTCGACGGCGGCGTCACCGTCAACGACCTGTGCATGCAGCTCCAGGCGGACATCCTCGGCGTGCCGGTCAGCCGGCCGGTGGTCGCCGAGACGACCGCTCTCGGCGCGGCCTACGCGGCCGGGCTCGCCGTCGGGTTCTGGAAGAGCACCGACGAGCTGCGCGAGAACTGGAACGAGAGCAGGCGCTGGCAGCCGACCTGGTCCCCGGAGCAGCGCGAGACCGGCTACGCCCGGTGGAGGAAGGCGGTGGGCCGCACCCTCGACTGGGTCGACGTCGACTGA
- a CDS encoding RNA polymerase sigma factor, whose translation MSSATEHEDRFRRVYAADFEPLLAYALRRVADPEDAADVVAETFLVAWRRRRDLPAGGEARLWLYGVARRVLANHHRGGARRQRLGERLRQRLTAVIDGDPSTAVPERLAVRAALARLGDLDREVLLLTVWEGLEPREAAEVLRVTPAAVRTRLSRARARLRELVGDDLGPPGHVLDVVTAPAPKEGR comes from the coding sequence GTGAGCTCCGCGACCGAGCACGAGGACCGCTTCCGACGCGTCTACGCCGCCGACTTCGAGCCGCTGCTGGCGTACGCCCTGCGCCGCGTCGCGGACCCGGAGGACGCGGCCGACGTCGTCGCCGAGACCTTCCTCGTCGCCTGGCGCCGGCGACGTGACCTGCCGGCCGGCGGCGAAGCCCGCCTCTGGCTCTACGGCGTCGCCCGCCGCGTGCTCGCCAACCACCACCGGGGCGGCGCACGCCGGCAGCGGCTGGGGGAGCGGCTCCGGCAACGGCTCACGGCGGTGATCGACGGGGACCCGAGCACTGCGGTGCCCGAACGGCTCGCCGTCCGGGCCGCGCTGGCCCGGCTCGGGGACCTGGACCGCGAGGTGCTGCTGCTCACCGTCTGGGAGGGACTCGAACCGCGCGAGGCGGCCGAGGTCCTCCGGGTGACCCCGGCCGCGGTCCGTACCCGCCTGTCGCGGGCGCGAGCCCGGCTCCGCGAACTCGTCGGTGACGACCTCGGCCCACCCGGACATGTACTCGACGTCGTGACCGCACCCGCCCCGAAGGAGGGCAGATGA
- a CDS encoding glycoside hydrolase family 10 protein produces MPSVHPPVPPVPRRRTRVLVAVVVALAVLAGLGAWSLRDRVAGDGGAAEPAGTAAVTAAGGGRDCAGRPARATRELRGMWITTVNNIDWPSRRGLPAEAARAEFRGWLDLAVRRNHNAVFVHVRPSGDALWPSAYAPWSEWLTGRRDGRDPGWDPMEFMVAEAHARNLEFHAWFNPYRGGQPATVGGPGPHLDQLAPTHPLRRHRDWVVTYPSADKPGSRLYFNPGIPEARRFVEDAMLEAVQRYDVDGVHFDDFFYPYPEAGQDFPDDAAFARYGRGFADRHAWRRDNVNTLVREMSERIKAMKPWVKFGISPFGIWRNKRTDPAGSPTAGLQSYDDIYADTRLWVRRQWLDYVVPQLYWHIGFGKADYAKLLPWWAATVRGTRVQLYIGQADYRVGERGAWRDPAELDRQLALNRRHGVSGSVHFSARQVRADKLGAVSRYSRAHYAAPALLPTMAQLPAAPPPAPAVTAARREDTGGVALTWRGDAAASFAVYRVDGGIARLVGTTRGGDWVDRGAPATGPLTYCVAGLDRSGNEGGLSAPASAA; encoded by the coding sequence ATGCCGTCGGTCCATCCGCCCGTTCCGCCCGTACCCCGCCGCCGTACCCGGGTGCTCGTCGCGGTCGTCGTCGCGCTCGCCGTGCTGGCCGGGCTCGGCGCCTGGTCGCTGCGCGACCGGGTCGCCGGCGACGGTGGCGCGGCCGAACCGGCCGGCACGGCCGCGGTCACCGCGGCGGGCGGTGGCCGGGACTGCGCGGGCCGGCCGGCCCGCGCGACCCGCGAGCTGCGCGGCATGTGGATCACGACGGTCAACAACATCGACTGGCCGAGCCGGCGGGGGTTGCCGGCCGAGGCGGCGCGGGCCGAGTTCCGCGGCTGGCTGGACCTGGCGGTGCGCCGCAACCACAACGCGGTCTTCGTGCACGTGCGGCCGAGCGGGGACGCGCTCTGGCCGTCGGCCTACGCGCCGTGGTCGGAGTGGCTGACCGGGCGCCGCGACGGCCGCGACCCGGGCTGGGACCCGATGGAGTTCATGGTCGCCGAGGCCCATGCCCGCAACCTGGAGTTCCACGCCTGGTTCAACCCCTACCGCGGCGGCCAGCCGGCCACCGTGGGCGGGCCGGGCCCCCACCTGGACCAGCTCGCGCCGACCCACCCGCTGCGGCGGCACCGCGACTGGGTCGTGACCTATCCCAGCGCCGACAAGCCCGGCAGCCGGCTCTACTTCAACCCCGGCATCCCGGAGGCCCGCCGGTTCGTCGAGGACGCGATGCTCGAGGCGGTCCAGCGGTACGACGTCGACGGGGTGCACTTCGACGACTTCTTCTACCCCTATCCCGAGGCGGGGCAGGACTTCCCGGACGACGCCGCGTTCGCCCGCTACGGCCGGGGGTTCGCCGACCGGCACGCCTGGCGCCGGGACAACGTGAACACCCTGGTCCGCGAGATGAGCGAGCGGATCAAGGCGATGAAGCCGTGGGTGAAGTTCGGCATCAGCCCGTTCGGCATCTGGCGCAACAAGCGCACCGACCCGGCCGGCTCACCCACCGCCGGCCTGCAGAGCTACGACGACATCTACGCCGACACCCGGCTCTGGGTACGCCGGCAGTGGCTGGACTACGTGGTGCCGCAGCTCTACTGGCACATCGGGTTCGGCAAGGCCGACTACGCCAAGCTGCTGCCCTGGTGGGCGGCCACCGTGCGGGGCACCCGGGTGCAGCTCTACATCGGCCAGGCCGACTACCGGGTCGGCGAGCGCGGCGCCTGGCGGGACCCGGCCGAACTGGACCGGCAGCTCGCCCTGAACCGGCGGCACGGGGTGAGCGGGAGCGTGCACTTCAGCGCCCGGCAGGTGCGGGCCGACAAGCTCGGCGCGGTCAGCCGCTACAGCCGGGCGCACTACGCCGCTCCCGCGCTGCTGCCCACGATGGCCCAGTTGCCGGCGGCGCCGCCGCCCGCCCCCGCGGTCACCGCCGCCCGGCGTGAGGACACCGGCGGGGTGGCGCTGACCTGGCGCGGCGACGCCGCCGCGAGCTTCGCCGTCTACCGGGTGGACGGCGGCATCGCCCGGCTGGTCGGCACCACGCGGGGCGGTGACTGGGTGGACCGGGGCGCCCCGGCCACCGGGCCGCTCACCTACTGCGTCGCCGGGCTGGACCGCAGCGGCAACGAGGGCGGGCTCAGCGCGCCGGCGTCGGCCGCCTGA
- a CDS encoding ATP-binding protein, with protein sequence MGGSGPPAEINSVGAGHTRDRASSLLSRDFTAVTTTELRHAVAAVVAAAGLTGVRAEGFVLAVHELATNAVRHGGGTGHLHLRRQDDLLICAVVDHGPGVDAPPIRQVPGDVAGGRGLWLADHLADSLHLHRRPDGMTATVTIALR encoded by the coding sequence ATGGGCGGTTCCGGGCCGCCGGCCGAGATCAACTCCGTGGGGGCCGGGCACACGCGTGACAGGGCCTCGTCGCTGCTCTCCCGGGACTTCACCGCCGTCACCACCACCGAGCTGCGGCACGCCGTCGCCGCGGTCGTCGCGGCTGCCGGGCTCACCGGCGTGCGGGCCGAGGGCTTCGTCCTGGCCGTCCACGAGCTGGCCACCAACGCGGTACGCCACGGTGGCGGCACGGGCCACCTGCACCTCCGGCGGCAGGACGACCTCCTGATCTGCGCCGTCGTCGATCACGGCCCGGGTGTCGACGCACCGCCGATCCGGCAGGTCCCCGGCGACGTGGCCGGTGGCCGGGGTCTGTGGCTGGCGGACCACCTGGCCGACTCGCTGCACCTCCACCGTCGCCCCGACGGCATGACCGCCACCGTCACCATCGCGCTGCGCTGA
- a CDS encoding DUF817 domain-containing protein translates to MHNPSGPADLTTAERAIDARFRALLARLPRRGPAGWLTEFAVFGLKQAWACVFGGAMLAVIFAAHLWYPPDAAFARNDFLTLAAVAIQIAMVAGRLETLRELRVVVLFHLVGTAMELFKTQVGSWSYASDGLLRLGAVPLFSGFMYAAVGSYLVRVNRLFDLRFTRYPRRWVTAVLAAAVYANFFTNHYLPDVRWLLIAAVALVFGRCVMQFRIFRFRWRMPLLLAFLLVAFFIWLAENIATWSNAWLYPSQLGGWHLVSPAKLASWFLLMIISVVLVTWISPPQPPDDEPATAADATGAPPAAVPR, encoded by the coding sequence ATGCACAACCCGTCCGGACCGGCCGACCTGACCACGGCCGAACGCGCGATCGACGCCCGCTTCCGGGCGCTCCTCGCCCGCCTGCCCCGGCGCGGGCCGGCCGGCTGGCTGACCGAGTTCGCGGTCTTCGGCCTCAAACAGGCCTGGGCGTGCGTCTTCGGTGGGGCGATGCTGGCGGTCATCTTCGCGGCGCATCTCTGGTATCCGCCGGACGCCGCGTTCGCGCGCAACGACTTCCTCACGCTCGCGGCCGTCGCCATCCAGATCGCCATGGTGGCCGGCCGCCTGGAGACCCTGCGCGAGCTGCGGGTCGTGGTGCTGTTCCACCTCGTCGGCACGGCCATGGAGCTGTTCAAGACGCAGGTGGGCTCCTGGTCCTACGCCTCCGACGGCCTGCTGCGGCTCGGCGCCGTGCCCCTCTTCAGCGGCTTCATGTACGCCGCGGTCGGCTCCTACCTCGTCCGGGTGAACCGGCTCTTCGACCTGCGTTTCACCCGCTACCCGAGGCGCTGGGTGACCGCCGTGCTGGCCGCCGCCGTCTACGCCAACTTCTTCACCAACCACTACCTGCCCGACGTGCGGTGGCTGCTCATCGCCGCCGTCGCGCTCGTGTTCGGCCGCTGCGTCATGCAGTTCCGCATCTTCCGGTTCCGGTGGCGCATGCCGCTGCTGCTGGCGTTCCTGCTCGTCGCCTTCTTCATCTGGCTCGCCGAGAACATCGCCACCTGGTCGAACGCCTGGCTCTACCCCAGCCAGCTGGGCGGCTGGCACCTCGTCTCGCCCGCGAAGCTCGCGTCCTGGTTCCTTCTCATGATCATCTCGGTGGTGCTGGTCACCTGGATCTCACCGCCGCAGCCGCCCGACGACGAGCCGGCCACGGCGGCGGACGCGACCGGCGCGCCACCCGCCGCCGTCCCCCGCTGA
- a CDS encoding trans-sulfuration enzyme family protein has translation MTGLGTAAVHGDDGLVPGGAVAPPIVQSATFSAESDERFTEIATEARGSAFYTRYGNPNHAQVAAVVAELEGAETGLVTASGMGAISTIALALLSAGDHVVVQRSTYGGTTALATGLLARFGVSGTQVDQTDSGAFARALRPETRLVLVETPSNPLLELTDLAAVVASAHAAGALVVVDNTFATPINQRPLSAGADLVWHSGTKFLGGHSDVSAGVVAGPAGLIERVWRTSIVTGSTLGPVDAWLLLRGIRTLPLRVHRHNANALALARALEGHPAVARVRYPGLPSHPQHDLACRQMTGFGGVLGVDLAAGRAGAGALLAGLRLAKRAASLGSVSTLVVHPRSMWAGIVDAGQLEATGIGEGLVRVSTGIEDTDDLVGDFLAALSTVPI, from the coding sequence GTGACCGGTCTCGGCACGGCCGCCGTGCACGGCGACGACGGCCTGGTTCCCGGTGGTGCGGTGGCGCCGCCGATCGTGCAGAGCGCGACGTTCAGCGCCGAGTCCGACGAGCGGTTCACCGAGATCGCCACCGAGGCCCGGGGCAGCGCCTTCTACACCCGCTACGGCAACCCGAACCACGCCCAGGTGGCCGCCGTGGTCGCCGAACTGGAGGGGGCGGAGACGGGCCTGGTCACCGCCTCCGGCATGGGCGCGATCAGCACGATCGCCCTGGCCCTGCTCTCCGCCGGCGACCACGTGGTGGTGCAGCGCAGCACGTACGGCGGCACCACCGCGCTGGCCACCGGCCTGCTGGCACGGTTCGGGGTGTCCGGCACGCAGGTCGACCAGACCGACAGCGGGGCGTTCGCGCGGGCGCTGCGCCCGGAGACCCGCCTCGTGCTGGTGGAGACGCCGAGCAACCCGCTGCTGGAGCTGACCGACCTGGCGGCGGTGGTCGCCTCGGCCCACGCGGCGGGCGCGCTCGTGGTGGTCGACAACACCTTCGCCACGCCGATCAACCAGCGGCCGCTCAGCGCCGGGGCGGACCTGGTGTGGCACAGCGGCACCAAGTTCCTCGGCGGTCACTCCGACGTGTCGGCGGGCGTGGTGGCCGGTCCCGCCGGGCTGATCGAGCGGGTGTGGCGGACGTCGATCGTCACGGGCAGCACGCTCGGCCCGGTGGACGCCTGGCTCCTGCTGCGCGGCATCCGCACCCTGCCGCTGCGGGTGCACCGGCACAACGCCAACGCACTGGCCCTGGCCCGGGCCCTGGAGGGGCATCCGGCGGTGGCCCGGGTCCGCTACCCGGGTCTGCCGTCGCACCCCCAGCACGACCTGGCATGCCGCCAGATGACCGGTTTCGGCGGGGTGCTCGGCGTCGACCTCGCGGCGGGCCGGGCGGGGGCCGGCGCCCTGCTGGCCGGGCTGCGGCTCGCGAAGCGCGCGGCCAGCCTGGGCAGCGTGAGCACGCTGGTGGTGCATCCCCGGTCCATGTGGGCGGGGATCGTGGACGCCGGCCAGCTGGAAGCCACCGGCATCGGGGAGGGGCTGGTCCGGGTGTCCACCGGCATCGAGGACACCGACGACCTGGTGGGCGACTTCCTGGCGGCGCTCTCCACGGTGCCGATCTGA
- a CDS encoding MFS transporter, protein MSIAQQQKRLTPNVTLLLLASIIVSFVAASTAPSPLYGIYQARWHFSPITTTLVFAVYAVAVLASLLTVGKLSDHVGRRPVLLAAIAVEMISLVIFVLAGGVPELVAARIVQGIAAGAATGAAAAGMLDIDRSRGTLANSIAPGIGTGVGALLSALLVQYLPAPTRLVYLVLLVALLIQGIGVVLMPETVTPMAGALRSLRPEIRLPRVVRGPLLAVAPVAFAVWALAGFFAALGPALVRALMNSSIVLGGLSIFVFAVFGSAAVLVLRDRPARTVMLTGIAALVVGMVITLVSVSADSITGFFVGLAFGGVGFGGGFQGSLKTVTPLVEAHERASVLSLLYIISYVGFGLPTVIAGFLVVHGGGLRRTAEEYAVAVLVLAVVALLALRRTGRETRVGAR, encoded by the coding sequence ATGAGCATCGCCCAGCAGCAGAAGCGCCTCACGCCGAACGTCACCCTGCTCCTGCTCGCCTCGATCATCGTGTCGTTCGTCGCCGCGTCGACGGCCCCGAGCCCGCTGTACGGGATCTACCAGGCGCGCTGGCACTTCTCGCCGATCACCACCACCCTGGTGTTCGCCGTCTACGCCGTCGCGGTGCTGGCGTCCCTGCTCACGGTGGGCAAGCTCTCCGACCATGTGGGGCGGCGCCCGGTCCTGCTCGCCGCGATCGCGGTCGAGATGATCTCGCTGGTCATCTTCGTCCTTGCCGGCGGCGTACCCGAACTGGTGGCCGCGCGCATCGTGCAGGGCATCGCGGCCGGCGCCGCCACCGGCGCGGCGGCCGCCGGCATGCTCGACATCGACCGGTCCCGCGGCACGCTCGCCAACTCGATCGCCCCGGGCATCGGCACCGGCGTCGGTGCGCTGCTCTCCGCGCTGCTCGTCCAGTACCTGCCCGCACCGACGCGTCTGGTGTACCTCGTCCTGCTCGTGGCCCTGCTCATCCAGGGCATCGGGGTCGTGCTGATGCCGGAGACGGTCACACCGATGGCGGGGGCCCTGCGGAGCCTGCGGCCGGAGATCCGGCTGCCCCGCGTGGTACGCGGGCCGCTGCTGGCCGTCGCCCCGGTCGCCTTCGCCGTCTGGGCCCTCGCGGGGTTCTTCGCCGCGCTCGGCCCGGCGCTCGTGCGTGCCCTCATGAACTCCTCGATCGTGCTCGGGGGCCTGAGCATCTTCGTCTTCGCCGTCTTCGGGTCCGCCGCCGTCCTCGTGCTGCGCGACCGGCCCGCGCGAACCGTCATGCTCACCGGCATCGCCGCGCTCGTCGTCGGGATGGTCATCACGCTGGTGTCGGTCTCCGCCGACTCCATCACCGGTTTCTTCGTCGGCCTCGCGTTCGGGGGCGTCGGCTTCGGGGGCGGCTTCCAGGGCAGCCTCAAGACCGTCACGCCGCTGGTCGAGGCGCACGAGCGCGCCAGCGTGCTCTCGCTGCTCTACATCATCTCCTACGTCGGCTTCGGCCTGCCCACGGTGATCGCCGGCTTCCTCGTGGTCCACGGCGGCGGCCTGCGCCGGACCGCCGAGGAGTACGCGGTCGCCGTCCTCGTGCTCGCCGTGGTCGCCCTGCTCGCGCTGCGCCGCACGGGCCGGGAGACGCGGGTCGGCGCGCGATAG
- a CDS encoding DUF1223 domain-containing protein: MTDLSPTGSPPQAGDGGFAVVEMFTSQGCESCPPAEEVLTEIERDARRRGEPVFALGFHVDYWDHLGWPDPYAAAAYTARQEAYARAFGTGHLYTPQMVVNGTAEFVGSDRRRAADAIASALSAPATAPVGLTVGAAGGGHVAVDYRVDRPPARGMLHVAVVERGLENDVPRGENAGRRLRQDNVVRAFTSVGLAAEEGRVDLTVPPDLDPAQASVVGYVQQEGERAVVGAAAVDVSA, from the coding sequence ATGACGGACCTCTCGCCCACCGGGTCGCCGCCGCAGGCGGGCGACGGCGGCTTCGCCGTCGTGGAGATGTTCACCTCGCAGGGCTGCGAGAGCTGCCCGCCCGCCGAGGAGGTGCTGACCGAGATCGAGCGGGACGCCCGCCGGCGCGGCGAGCCCGTCTTCGCCCTCGGCTTCCACGTCGACTACTGGGACCACCTGGGCTGGCCCGACCCCTACGCCGCCGCCGCGTACACCGCCCGGCAGGAGGCGTACGCGCGGGCGTTCGGCACCGGGCACCTCTACACGCCGCAGATGGTGGTCAACGGCACCGCCGAGTTCGTCGGCTCCGACCGGCGGCGGGCGGCCGACGCGATCGCCTCCGCGCTGTCGGCGCCGGCCACCGCACCGGTCGGCCTGACCGTCGGGGCGGCGGGCGGCGGCCACGTGGCCGTGGACTACCGGGTCGACCGGCCGCCCGCGCGGGGCATGCTGCACGTGGCCGTCGTGGAGCGCGGGCTGGAGAACGACGTGCCCCGGGGCGAGAACGCCGGCCGCCGGCTGCGGCAGGACAACGTCGTACGGGCCTTCACCTCGGTCGGCCTCGCCGCCGAGGAGGGCCGGGTGGACCTGACCGTGCCCCCGGACCTCGATCCGGCGCAGGCGTCGGTGGTCGGCTACGTGCAGCAGGAGGGTGAGCGGGCCGTGGTCGGCGCCGCGGCCGTGGACGTGTCCGCCTGA
- the iolD gene encoding 3D-(3,5/4)-trihydroxycyclohexane-1,2-dione acylhydrolase (decyclizing): MPRLTVAQAVVAFLARQFSERDGRRQRLIPACFGIFGHGNVAGLGEALATAGADLPYHLCRTEQGMVHTAAAYARMTDRLSTLACTTSIGPGATNLVTGAAGATINRLPVLLLPGDIFATRVANPVLQELEDPRSYDVSVTDALRPVSRYWDRINRPEQLPAALLAAMRVLTDPAETGAVTLALPQDVQVEAYDWPDELFAERVWHVPRPRADEAALGRAAAIVRTARRPLLVAGGGVIYSGATGALRRFAEEHGVPVAESQAGTGALPHGHPLALGAIGVTGTTAANEIAAAADVVIGVGTRYSDFTTASGTLFGDGAQFVNLNVTRFDAAKLSGTQVVGDARESLTALDAACAGWATEPTYRESVTRLRERWTAVADHARHADPDAPPTQTAVIGAVNDAAGPRGVVVCAAGSMPGDLHRLWRSRDPKSYHVEYGYSCMGYEIAGGIGVKLAAPEREVFVLVGDGSYLMLPSELATAVAEGVKLVVVLVDNAGFASIGRLSESVGAHRLGTAYVDRAGEPLPIDLGANAASLGADLIRVSTMEQLRAALATAAAATRTTVVHVRTDRFEAGPDADAWWDVPVAEVSTTDQGRAARAGYEAGRKTRRTHLRPA; the protein is encoded by the coding sequence ATGCCCAGGTTGACGGTGGCACAGGCGGTGGTGGCCTTCCTGGCCCGGCAGTTCTCCGAACGCGACGGGCGGCGGCAACGGCTGATCCCGGCCTGCTTCGGCATCTTCGGGCACGGCAACGTCGCCGGGCTCGGCGAGGCCCTGGCGACCGCGGGCGCGGACCTGCCCTACCACCTGTGCCGCACCGAGCAGGGCATGGTGCACACGGCGGCGGCGTACGCCCGGATGACCGACCGGCTCAGCACCCTGGCCTGCACCACCTCGATCGGCCCCGGAGCCACGAACCTGGTGACCGGCGCCGCGGGCGCCACCATCAACCGGCTGCCGGTGCTGCTGCTGCCAGGCGACATCTTCGCCACCCGGGTGGCCAACCCGGTGCTGCAGGAGCTGGAGGACCCCCGCTCCTACGACGTGAGCGTCACCGACGCGCTGCGGCCGGTCTCCCGCTACTGGGACCGGATCAACCGGCCGGAACAGCTGCCGGCCGCGCTGCTGGCCGCCATGCGGGTGCTGACCGACCCGGCGGAGACCGGCGCCGTCACCCTCGCGCTGCCGCAGGACGTGCAGGTCGAGGCGTACGACTGGCCGGACGAGCTGTTCGCCGAACGGGTCTGGCACGTGCCGCGCCCCCGCGCCGACGAGGCGGCGCTGGGCCGGGCGGCCGCGATCGTGCGGACGGCCCGCAGGCCGCTGCTGGTGGCCGGCGGCGGGGTGATCTACAGCGGGGCCACCGGGGCGCTGCGCCGGTTCGCCGAGGAGCACGGGGTGCCGGTGGCCGAATCCCAGGCCGGCACCGGCGCGCTGCCGCACGGCCACCCGCTCGCCCTCGGCGCGATCGGCGTCACCGGCACCACCGCGGCCAACGAGATCGCGGCCGCCGCCGACGTGGTCATCGGGGTGGGCACCCGCTACAGCGACTTCACCACCGCCTCCGGCACCCTCTTCGGCGACGGGGCGCAGTTCGTGAACCTCAACGTCACGCGCTTCGACGCCGCGAAGCTGTCCGGCACGCAGGTCGTCGGCGACGCGCGGGAGAGCCTCACCGCCCTCGACGCGGCCTGCGCCGGCTGGGCCACCGAGCCCACGTACCGGGAGTCGGTGACCCGGCTGCGCGAGCGGTGGACGGCCGTGGCGGACCACGCCCGGCACGCCGACCCGGACGCGCCGCCCACCCAGACCGCGGTGATCGGCGCGGTCAACGACGCCGCCGGCCCCCGCGGCGTGGTCGTGTGCGCCGCCGGGTCGATGCCCGGCGACCTGCACCGGCTGTGGCGCAGCCGCGACCCCAAGAGCTACCACGTCGAGTACGGCTACTCCTGCATGGGCTACGAGATCGCCGGCGGGATCGGGGTGAAGCTGGCCGCGCCCGAGCGCGAGGTGTTCGTGCTGGTCGGTGACGGGTCCTACCTCATGCTGCCGAGCGAGCTGGCGACCGCGGTCGCCGAGGGCGTCAAGCTGGTCGTGGTGCTGGTGGACAACGCCGGCTTCGCCTCGATCGGCCGGCTGTCGGAGAGCGTCGGCGCGCACCGGCTCGGCACCGCCTACGTCGACCGCGCCGGGGAGCCGCTGCCGATCGACCTCGGCGCCAACGCGGCCAGCCTCGGCGCCGACCTCATCCGGGTGTCCACCATGGAGCAACTGCGGGCCGCCCTGGCCACGGCGGCGGCGGCCACCCGGACCACCGTGGTGCACGTGCGGACCGACCGCTTCGAGGCGGGTCCGGACGCCGACGCCTGGTGGGACGTGCCGGTCGCCGAGGTCTCCACCACGGACCAGGGCCGGGCCGCCCGGGCCGGATACGAGGCGGGGCGCAAGACCCGCCGCACCCACCTGCGTCCCGCCTGA